The Brassica oleracea var. oleracea cultivar TO1000 chromosome C6, BOL, whole genome shotgun sequence genomic interval TCCGACGGAAAATGAAATCCTCGGAATTTCCTCGGAATATACCGACGGAATTCCGAGGAAACATCAATCCGTCGGAATATTCCGAGGAAATTCCGAGGAACACTTGATATCCTTGATCGATCGATGGGATAATCTCATCGATCGATCACATTGTTACGCTTTGGTCCATCTTAGTGATCGATCGATGCGTTTTTGGACATATACCCATCGATCGATCACATTGTTACGCTTTGGTCCATCNNNNNNNNNNNNNNNNNNNNNNNNNNNNNNNNNNNNNNNNNNNNNNNNNNNNNNNNNNNNNNNNNNNNNNNNNNNNNNNNNNNNNNNNNNNNNNNNNNNNNNNNNNNNNNNNNNNNNNNNNNNNNNNNNNNNNNNNNNNNNNNNNNNNNNNNNNNNNNNNNNNNNNNNNNNNNNNNNNNNNNNNNNNNNNNNNNNNNNNNNNNNNNNNNNNNNNNNNNNNNNNNNNNNNNNNNNNNNNNNNNNNNNNNNNNNNNNNNNNNNNNNNNNNNNNNNNNNNNNNNNNNNNNNNNNNNNNNNNNNNNNNNNNNNNNNNNNNNNNNNNNNNNNNNNNNNNNNNNNNNNNNNNNNNNNNNNNNNNNNNNNNNNNNNNNNNNNNNNNNNNNNNNNNNNNNNNNNNNNNNNNNNNNNNNNNNNNNNNNNNNNNNNNNNNNNNNNNNNNNNNNNNNNNNNNNNNNNNNNNNNNNNNNNNNNNNNNNNNNNNNNNNNNNNNNNNNNNNNNNNNNNNNNNNNNNNNNNNNNNNNNNNNNNNNNNNNNNNNNNNNNNNNNNNNNNNNNNNNNNNNNNNNNNNNNNNNNNNNNNNNNNNNNNNNNNNNNNNNNNNNNNNNNNNNNNNNNNNNNNNNNNNNNNNNNNNNNNNNNNNNNNNNNNNNNNNNNNNNNNNNNNNNNNNNNNNNNNNNNNNNNNNNNNNNNNNNNNNNNNNNNNNNNNNNNNNNNNNNNNNNNNNNNNNNNNNNNNNNNNNNNNNNNNNNNNNNNNNNNNNNNNNNNNNNNNNNNNNNNNNNNNNNNNNNNNNNNNNNNNNNNNNNNNNNNNNNNNNNNNNNNNNNNNNNNNNNNNNNNNNNNNNNNNNNNNNNNNNNNNNNNNNNNNNNNNNNNNNNNNNNNNNNNNNNNNNNNNNNNNNNNNNNNNNNNNNNNNNNNNNNNNNNNNNNNNNNNNNNNNNNNNNNNNNNNNNNNNNNNNNNNNNNNNNNNNNNNNNNNNNNNNNNNNNNNNNNNNNNNNNNNNNNNNNNNNNNNNNNNNNNNNNNNNNNNNNNNNNNNNNNNNNNNNNNNNNNNNNNNNNNNNNNNNNNNNNNNNNNNNNNNNNNNNNNNNNNNNNNNNNNNNNNNNNNNNNNNNNNNNNNNNNNNNNNNNNNNNNNNNNNNNNNNNNNNNNNNNNNNNNNNNNNNNNNNNNNNNNNNNNNNNNNNNNNNNNNNNNNNNNNNNNNNNNNNNNNNNNNNNNNNNNNNNNNNNNNNNNNNNNNNNNNNNNNNNNNNNNNNNNNNNNNNNNNNNNNNNNNNNNNNNNNNNNNNNNNNNNNNNNNNNNNNNNNNNNNNNNNNNNNNNNNNNNNNNNNNNNNNNNNNNNNNNNNNNNNNNNNNNNNNNNNNNNNNNNNNNNNNNNNNNNNNNNNNNNNNNNNNNNNNNNNNNNNNNNNNNNNNNNNNNNNNNNNNNNNNNNNNNNNNNNNNNNNNNNNNNNNNNNNNNNNNNNNNNNNNNNNNNNNNNNNNNNNNNNNNNNNNNNNNNNNNNNNNNNNNNNNNNNNNNNNNNNNNNNNNNNNNNNNNNNNNNNNNNNNNNNNNNNNNNNNNNNNNNNNNNNNNNNNNNNNNNNNNNNNNNNNNNNNNNNNNNNNNNNNNNNNNNNNNNNNNNNNNNNNNNNNNNNNNNNNNNNNNNNNNNNNNNNNNNNNNNNNNNNNNNNNNNNNNNNNNNNNNNNNNNNNNNNNNNNNNNNNNNNNNNNNNNNNNNNNNNNNNNNNNNNNNNNNNNNNNNNNNNNNNNNNNNTGTATTTATAAAACATTTTTTTATTTATAAAAACTATTTTATTATTTTTTGTATTTTAAATATGTTTTCTATTTCAATTTTAATTTTATATTTTTGAATTTAAATTTAAAAAAATAAATTTATAATTTTTTTTTTGAATTTTGGAAATATTCTGAGGAAGTGTATCCCTCGGTATATTCCGACGACATATTCCTCGGAATATTCTGAGGAATTTCCGACGAAAAAAGTCCTCGGAATATTCCGAGGAAATGAATTTCCTCGGAATTCCGTCGGAAATTTCCGAGGGATTTCCGAGGAAAGATGAATTTCCGAGGAGTTATTTCCGAGGACTTTTTTCGTCGGTATGTCGTCGGAATAGCGTTATTCTGACGACATACCGACGATTTTTTTCCCTCAGAATGCCTCTGTTTTCTTGTAGTATATCATAACATCACCCAAATTACTTATCGAAAACGAGAGAAGGAAATTTAGGAATATCATCTTCTATTTTTGTATTATCATAACATCATCCAAATTACTTATCGAAACGAGAGAAAGAAATTTTTAGGAATATCATCTTCTATTTTTGTATTATCCTAACATCATCCAAATTACTTTTGTTTCTATAATTTGAAGCTTCTAGGACAGGTGATCTGCGTACCACGTCAATCTCTCAGGCATCTCGGGTTCGATCCGCGCCTCCTGCGGTGATGCTGATGGGCCAACTGGGCCGGCCTGTCGTGGCCCAGTAATAAATTGACAAAAAAAAAGTTTTTCTAATTTAGTTGCATCGTTGTGTAAATAATAAAAGCCTTCGGCGGAGACAAATTTTGATTTCCCATTTGGTCTAGATCCAAGGCACACAGAACAAATAAAAACTATATAATTTATATAAATATCTGAAAGTATTAAATAAAAAGAACAAATGATAATAGTAGGGAAAGTGATAATATATAAAATTTGAACAATAGTACAAATTATTCACATATCTTCTCTTTCATTGTGGTAAATAAAATGTAAGATCATAAATTATATATATATATATATGTTGGATATTACTCTCGACTATTGAAACGAACTTAATAATTTAGGAAAGTGTTTTTAAGATATTAAAAAATAAAAGCAGCCTCTTTTCTTTTCTTATTTGCTAATGAATAATTTTTATTTATATCTTCTGAATTGTTTTTAGCGGCAGAAAGCTGGAAATATATTCCCAACTTTTCATTGCGATTTGTGAGTGAAAACTGGGGAAAAAATCAAAGACTTCAAGGGTGATAGTGCCCTCTCTCTTTGATTTTCTATCTCTCTAATATAGGCTTCGAATGGAGGAAGTGGATCAAGCGTTGTAGATCTAGCTGACCAAGCGGATCAAACGGAACAAGAGTGGTTCAAGCAGATCGAGCGGAATAAAAATAGACTAAACAGATTTAGCAGTTCAAAATATAGGTTTGAATGGTGAAAGTGGATAAAAAGCGGTTCAAAGTACTGTACACATTTATTATAGTTTATATAAGATTTAAACTAATATTTGATATTTTAAAATGGTTCTAATAGTATAAAACATTACATATGTATATATATGAAAATATGAAATAAAATTTGATCTATTATTTGAATAATTTTAATATCCGAAAACTTCTGACTTTTTGTATAAAATTTCCTTTTTAAAAAACTTTTACATAACCAAACTATTTTTTAAAGGAATGACATATATTATCTTAAATCAAATTAAATAATAAAACATAAGAATCAAAAACCCTTGTTCAAAAACGCGCCGCCTAGGGCCGCATAGTCGCCAGGAAAACGTTCCACGGCCACCGAGCGTGGCGATTTGATGCTATTCGGTTACTTAATCGGTGAAAATTTTAAAGTTCATCATTTTGTATATTTGAAGTTCAAAATCACATGTTCGATTGCAGATCTGTTATATTTCAGTTTAAACTAACAAGATTAAGAAGAAGGAACAGAGAAATCGCAAAAAAAAAGAAGGAAAACGGCTCTGGGATTTGCAGGCCGATTGTTGAAGACGAGGATATTTTAGTCATTGACTTCATTAAACCTAAAAATAAAATAAAAAGTACAAAACGGCTACATCGCTATTCTAACCGTGGTCTGATGCATTATGTATGCGAACATTAACCACTGGACCACGCATCAACTATTGGAATAATTCACATATTTAAAATATTTAAAGTAAAATGAGATAAAAGCCCTAAAACTATTCCCCGATTAATCCACGTATAATTTTCGAATAATCGATTCAGCGCTAGGCGTTACCTGACCGCACGCGTTACGCCGAGCGTAATTTTGAACAAGGCTAAAAACACGTCAATGTAATTTTGAACAAGGCTAAAAACACGTCAATTCTGCTGTGTAATTACTGTAGTAGGCAGTTCAAGATTTTTGTTCACATGTTTGGACCGCATGTGGTTCAACATTATTTTATTAGTTAAAAAGGTGGAGCTGTTGGTAGTTAAAACAAAATGGTGAATGGGTTAATTAGATGTGTGCCATACACCTACGTGCGTCCTCTGCTTTTTATCCGTCTTCCACTCAAAATCATATACCAGTCACATCTGTATACTGTAGTTTAAAGTTTAAACCGGTGAGGAACGAAGCCCAACGTCAACCCTCCTTCATTATGTTACTTCCGCAGATTGGACCTCCGGTTTGTGTAACCACAGCTGTACTGGTACATCTTAGCACGTGTCATTTGGACTTCAAAATCAGAAAAATTAAACAGCGAAGTTTAATTAGTTGTTAAAATCTGTGAAATTAATCGTACGTGTCATATGCATATATGATCTATGATTCGTATAAATTTAAAACTTTAGTTTACCACGCAAGTTTACAAATTGTTTTCTTCTTTCTATTATTATACGAAGAGAACGATCGAGCAAAGCTGGGACTTGTCTTACATCAGACTTCGTTTTCTTCTTAACTCACCACAATACCACATATCTGTCAAGCGATTACGACGACCTCGTTATTATTTTATTTTGCGAATAGACACCCTCATTATTACATACATTTATCACGGGTGATGAGGCAAGTGTAAATATTTATCAAACTGATGAACAAATAAAAAGTTTCAACTACTGCAACAACACGAATTTGATTGTGAATGTGTGGTATAGTAATATATGACCTTTGAAAGTGAACTTAACATCTTGTAAGCCTACCTTAAAAATGCTTAGTACATACTCTTCTGGTTCTATAACCACTAATCTCAATCTATGAATTTATTAAATTATTGCACTACGAGAGAGCAACAAAAAAATTCTGATGCTAATCAGCGAGCACAAAAAGACTGGTAGACTATGAGTCTATGACTAATTGATTAAGTAAAACATTTAATCTATAATTATTTATATAATTGTGGATAGGTGGGAAAGCCATCACTAATCATAATCGATCGGTGAGTTTTATTTTTATTGTTTCTATGGCCATCACAATTATGTTAATTAAACAGAGATATTTATTTAAAGTGATGTTGGGTTTTTGTCAGGCAAGAACTTGATAATCATAAACAAGTATCATCTCGTCTCCATCTTCGTAATAATTTCCGATTTGAAATTTTGCATTTCGTCTAATCGCTGTATAGTGTCTACTAGTTTCACTATAATCCAACAATTTTTATATATGAACAAAACTTCTCTTTCATGAATTATTAAAAAGAAGAGTATTTAAAAAAATTAAATGCAGTGTGCATACTGTATTTTATTGGCCGACGCAAATGATTTTTAAACCACAAAGCAGTATGTTCAGGTTCACTATAAGTTTTACTACTTATATTGCTTATTAAAGTTACTATTATTTTTTTCAACTGAAAACAATATTAACATGAGAGTTACTTAATTCATACTTTCTGCCTAAATTTTAAATTAATTAATATAAAGTTTGACATTTTATCAAAAAGACTAAGCGTTTATTATAATCAAAATTTTGTCATTTAAAGCGAGAAAAAGATTATAACATAATATATATATATTATTAACATAAAGGAACTATATATACATATATATCAGACACATATAATAAAGTATTTTAAATATAATAACAATTCATTTTTCGAACCGTACTAATTAAATTAAAATTTCATAAGGTGATCCAACTTAGGAAATGCTAAAGTTCAAATATTTTTAGTAAATTAAAATCTCAAAGTACATTTAGGTATGGGTATATATTGTAAAAAAAAAAAAACTAAAACACAATATCTCGTAAATCAGACAAAGCATCAATTTGAAACCAATAATGTTGTATTTCTGGCGGATCAAAATTCAATTTTTTATCAAAAAAAGTTTCACATGTATACATATTATTAAATTATTGATCATATGGTGGTACCGAACATAAACCAGCGCACATCAGTTCCATGTGTGATTAATAACTGTTAATTCTGGAACTTTTAATATTTTTTTTTGTTTATCAGTATTAGAAAAATATATTTAGTGAGATAAAAATGTTTAAAAATATATAATTTTGAAGCTATTATAAATATGAGTCTTGCAAAATTAAACATTCACATAATTAATATACACTCTAAATTGATGTTTGTCTCAATCGAATTTTACTCAAGAAAGTTTTTTTTTCAAAATTAATTTGCATTTATCAACAACATGTGCCAACTTGATAACCATTTATGTGTGGACACAAAACTTACTAATTTAATTTTATGTAATTAGAAATGGAAAAACTACCACTAAAAAAATGAACTATATGATAATTAATTATCAAATTTGTATGGGGGCCCAGAACCTTCCAAATTGGCATAGAGCATCTAACACACAGTCTTCAAAAACCAAAATGGCTAGTACCGTCTAAACCGCTTGGCATCGGAATAAGGCAGGTTCTCTTTTTGTGCATTGATTCAAAACTGTTCTTGGTTAAAGAATTAACAAGCATCTAATGAAGAGTGGATTGTTCTTGACCGATCAAGCAACCTAACCAGTCTATTCAAGTTAAGATAACTAAGTAGAATACTGGAGGTCTTCTCACCCGAATTGAGGTAGGCTTCACATGTTTGCCTAGAGTTCGTTCACACCAATTTAGAATATGATTACAACATATGCAACTGTATGAAAACACACAAATGCCAACTTTGACAACCATATATGTGTGAACCCAAAACTTGCAATTCTAACTTTATGTAATTAGAAATCGAAAAAAACACCACCTAAAAATGATAACTCATCAATTGTGTAGGGTTGCCTAGATCTTCCAAAGCGCCATAGAAATGTCTAATACAGTCTCTAATAACCAAGACGCCTAGCACTGTCCAAACTCCAAACCAAAAATGCTTACACCACTCTTAAAACGTTCTGGAATAAATTGAACCGCCGACCGCATTATTGATAGGTTGTTTAATAATGTTGTTTAATAAACGCGACGGCCCATATAAAAGACAGATCCAGTCTTATTACTTATTACTTAATACTTATAAGGTCCATTTTCAATGTTGGGCCTATTGTTAAGTTGTCGTCAAAAGCTCGTTGTTAAACTCGACAAGTATGGGCTCTATTGTAACATTTCAAACCTCCTGCCCGATTTAATAAATTGTATAAGATTAGAGGACACTTTCAGCAAAACCAGCGAAATGGCAAATGGATAAAATAAAACCGTTTGAAGAATCCTCTGCGCGGCGGATAAGAGAGAAAGAAAGAGAAGAAGATGCAAACGCTTCTCATTCAGCCATCTAAGTCTCTCTTCCCCTCCTCCATTCACAGCTCCGGCGACGTCAGAGACTGTATCCACTTCAAACCATCGGAGAAAGCTTCTCGGTTTCAGTTTCACAGAGCCCTAACCCCCTCTCCGTTTCGCAGCTTCGCTTCTCGAAGAGCCTACGGGATCAGATTCTGCTCGCGCGACGGCGTCTCCGATGTTCGAATCGCGGCGGAGGAGGAGGAGGAGGAGGAGGAGCTTGAGCTATTGAACAGGCCTAATCCTCAGAAACCGGACGAGGAAGAGGATAAGGAGAAGCCTGACGACGACGAGCTCCTTGAGCCGTTTTTGAAATTCTTCAAGCATGGAGAACGAGAAGAAGAAGAAGAAGAAGAAGAAGAAGGTGACGAAGAATCGGAGAGACTCACCGTGGAGTATTACGATCCCAAGCCGGGTGAATTTGTCGTTGGAGTTGTGGTTTCAGGTAACGAGAACAAGCTCGATGTGAGTATAGGTGCGGATATGTTGGGGACTATGTTGACGAAGGAGATACTTCCGCTGTACGACAAAGAGTTGGATTACTTGCTGTGCGATTTGAAGCACGACGCTGAGGAGTTCTTGGTTCACGGTAAAATGGGGATTGTTAAGGATGAGGAGGATGATGGTGTTGAGGTGATGGAGTTTGCAAGGCAAGGGAGGCCTGTGGTGGAGATAGGGACGGTGATTTTCGCGGAGGTTTTGGGGAGGACGTTGAGTGGGAGGCCTTTGCTTTCTTCCAGACGTTACTTTCGGAGAATCGCTTGGCACCGTGTGAGGCAGGTTCTTATTCTTGTGTCCTTGATTTCAAACAACTGTTGTTGGTTTGGTGTATGATGAATATGATAATGAATTGTTGTGGTGATAGATTAAGCAGATTAATGAGCCTATTGAGGTTAAGATAACTGAGTGGAATACTGGAGGGCTACTTACCCGGATTGAGGTAGGCTTCACATGTTTGTTTAGAGTTCGTACGTATTGAAGTGGATGATTGATGGAATTTAGTTGGTTTGATTTCAGGGTTTGAGAGGGTTTATTCCGAAGCAGGAGCTGGTGAAGAGAGTGAATAGTTTCACGGATTTGAAGGAAAACGTAAAGCAAGAGTTTCTTCTTCTTCAGCTGTAACCCATTTTGTTTTCTTTTGCTGAATGCTGTTTTTTTGTGCGTTCTAGGTGGGTCGTAGATTGGTTGTACAGATTACGAGATTGAATGAAGACAAAAACGACTTGATACTGAGTGAAAAAACAGCATGGGTTGGTATCGTTTTCGGGTCTTGTCTTGATACCCAAAACCAGTGACGAGACTAAGTAATATGTGGCATGATGTTGTAATAGGAGAAGCGGTACCTTAGAGAAGGAACACTCTTAGAAGGAACAGTTGCCAGAATCTTACCGTATGGAGCCCAAGTCAGACTCGGAGAAAGTAGTAGAAGGTTAGTGTTCATGTCTACTGCTTCTATAAGTTTGTTCTCTTTCAATGTGACTACTAATTTTGATTTCATTTCGTATGCGTGTTTTCACAGTGGACTGCTACACATTTCTAACATAACCCGCAGAAGAATTGGATCTGTTAGCGATGTGCTTCAGGTGGACGAAAGCTTAAAGGTTCTGGTTGTGAAATCTCTATTTCCAGACAAGATCTCTCTCAGGTAAATAAAAACGCAACCAAAACTCACTGGTCCTCAGTAACAGCTTAAACATGTTTCTTCCTACTTTTTTTTTCTTCGTCTCGACAGCATTGCAGATCTTGAAAGCGAGCCGGGTTTGTTCATCACCAACAGAGAGGTACAACTTGCAAAACCTTTAACTGACAGTGTTCGTTCACTCATAACAGGCTTAATCATGTTCTATTTTATTACAAAAAAACGCCATTTATGTCCCTTAAAAGTTATACTGTAATCTTGTTGATGCAGAAAGTGTTTATGGAGGCTGAAGAGATGGCAAAGAGGTACAGAGCAAAGATGCCTACGGTGACAACAAGAAGCGAGATTTCTACTGATCGTCCTCCGATCACAAGCAGCTTCCCTCAGGGAAAGGATGAAGAAATCTATGCTAACTGGGACTGGTTCAAGTTTGAGAGTCAGTGACATATTCGAAGATTCTGTTAACGAAACTGTTGTAATATTGAATTTTGCGATTGTTATATGTTATTATGAGTAAATTATTCCTCTTAAAAAGCTTGTTCCTTTAACAGAAGATGTGTATCTATGTAAAGATCAAAAAACACACAACGAAGCTGGTCGGTAACGAGTACATTTATTGAATAAGACAAGAACAATGGTTCGGTAATAATACCGTAGAGGAAATGTTCTGCTAACCTCTTCGTTCTTCACATAATCAAAGATCATAATCAATCGATCATTCGTTAAGCTGTTGAAGCTCAGCTTTGAGCTGTTCCATCTTCAACCCCATGGATCGCTGCAAAGACGATTTCTCTTCCTCCGTTACCTTCCCGAGCAAACCCTCGAACATCTCCATAACCTCCGCCACGGCTGCTCTCGCGCACTCCGCCTCCTCGTTGAAGTAAACCGTCTCCTTCGCATCCATCGCCATTTCTATCTCCTCACGCGCCTCCGCAAACTTCAGATTGATCTCGTCCACCACCTTGTTCACATCTGGCGGCGAGCCAGCGGTGCTGAATCTCCTCTGGATCATTGAACCGAATGATGCTTTGATGAGATTGGATGTCGAACATGGAGAACGGATACGACCGGAGACATCGCCAAGCGAGTTTACAATAGCTGGAGAAGAGGTAGCGCTTAGATTCTGAGAGATTCGTAGAGAGCTTCTGGAGAATAAGTTTCGGAGAGCGATTGCTGAGTGACGACGCATGGTTTCCTCCGCCGGGTTAGGTTTCTCCGATAATCTGTTTGTCGGCGGCGCAGAAAAGAAATGAACTTCAGATTGCCTACAGAAGGAAGAAGAAGAAGGGGAAGAGAGTTTTGGATTTAATGGGCTTTAAATTTAGGCCCACTAAGAAGTTCACACAAAAAAAACTTGCCACGTGGAGAAAAACCTAATACGGCATTGGTCGCACAACAAAGTCAAAAGAAGACTGGTTAAGGTCAAACCATCAACCAAACCACATAAGCACCTAAACCTGAACCAAAAGCTTCTCACTG includes:
- the LOC106300214 gene encoding 30S ribosomal protein S1 isoform X1 codes for the protein MQTLLIQPSKSLFPSSIHSSGDVRDCIHFKPSEKASRFQFHRALTPSPFRSFASRRAYGIRFCSRDGVSDVRIAAEEEEEEEELELLNRPNPQKPDEEEDKEKPDDDELLEPFLKFFKHGEREEEEEEEEEGDEESERLTVEYYDPKPGEFVVGVVVSGNENKLDVSIGADMLGTMLTKEILPLYDKELDYLLCDLKHDAEEFLVHGKMGIVKDEEDDGVEVMEFARQGRPVVEIGTVIFAEVLGRTLSGRPLLSSRRYFRRIAWHRVRQIKQINEPIEVKITEWNTGGLLTRIEGLRGFIPKQELVKRVNSFTDLKENVGRRLVVQITRLNEDKNDLILSEKTAWEKRYLREGTLLEGTVARILPYGAQVRLGESSRSGLLHISNITRRRIGSVSDVLQVDESLKVLVVKSLFPDKISLSIADLESEPGLFITNREKVFMEAEEMAKRYRAKMPTVTTRSEISTDRPPITSSFPQGKDEEIYANWDWFKFESQ
- the LOC106300216 gene encoding uncharacterized protein LOC106300216; amino-acid sequence: MRRHSAIALRNLFSRSSLRISQNLSATSSPAIVNSLGDVSGRIRSPCSTSNLIKASFGSMIQRRFSTAGSPPDVNKVVDEINLKFAEAREEIEMAMDAKETVYFNEEAECARAAVAEVMEMFEGLLGKVTEEEKSSLQRSMGLKMEQLKAELQQLNE
- the LOC106300214 gene encoding 30S ribosomal protein S1 isoform X2; this translates as MQTLLIQPSKSLFPSSIHSSGDVRDCIHFKPSEKASRFQFHRALTPSPFRSFASRRAYGIRFCSRDGVSDVRIAAEEEEEEEELELLNRPNPQKPDEEEDKEKPDDDELLEPFLKFFKHGEREEEEEEEEEGDEESERLTVEYYDPKPGEFVVGVVVSGNENKLDVSIGADMLGTMLTKEILPLYDKELDYLLCDLKHDAEEFLVHGKMGIVKDEEDDGVEVMEFARQGRPVVEIGTVIFAEVLGRTLSGRPLLSSRRYFRRIAWHRVRQINEPIEVKITEWNTGGLLTRIEGLRGFIPKQELVKRVNSFTDLKENVGRRLVVQITRLNEDKNDLILSEKTAWEKRYLREGTLLEGTVARILPYGAQVRLGESSRSGLLHISNITRRRIGSVSDVLQVDESLKVLVVKSLFPDKISLSIADLESEPGLFITNREKVFMEAEEMAKRYRAKMPTVTTRSEISTDRPPITSSFPQGKDEEIYANWDWFKFESQ